The sequence ataaaagaaacaacaataaattaaataaaaaatgggTACTGTTCATCCCTTTTATGAtccaaacccattttgaccctttgCCAACCCTGCCTGACAAACCACTAATCATATCTGTTATACAGGATATGATTCTGGGGAGAAAAAGCGTATTCCCGCGTGGTGTGATCGAATATTATATCGAGACAACCGATCTTCACCAACATCAGAATGCAGTTTAGCATGCCCTGTTGTTGCTTCAATATGGCTGTAGGTTTCTTTAGTCAACTTCCATTTTTTTGACACAACAATTATATTGTTTAACTTCAATTTTTTCGGCTATGGCATTTACAGGTATGAAGCTTGTATGGATGTAATAGAAAGTGATCATAAACCGGTTCGGTGTAAACTTAAAGTTCAGATTGCTCATGTTGATAGATCCATAAGAAGACAAGAATTCGGGAAAATATTCATGTCTAACGAAAAAATACAGTCTATACGTGAAGAACTACGTTGTGTTCCCGAAACTTCACTTAGTACAAACAAGATAGTCCTTCAAAACCAAGAGACACGTCCTTTGACAATTACTAATAGAAGTAACAAAGACGACGCAATTTTTCAGATTTTATGTGACGGTCAGTCTGCCATTAAAGATGGTGAGGAACCAGAGTACCGGCCCAAAGCGTCATTTGGGTTTCCTCGTTGGCTCGAGGTAATGACTTGTCTTATATAGGGGAGGGTTTGGAGCTAAGTGGCTAAGCAATTATGACCACACATATTTAGTCCGTTAACATTCAGTGGTTCGATGATGCTATGTTCAACCCGTTAACATTCATCATAAcaacatttatttttattttttttttgaacggcaagcttgcatcagtgtatcatttatttcaacgacactcatcatttgcacacacacacgcgttcgggaggaaacccgaatcgcattacaggaacccgatcctttaaccatcccgaggggcaggcggaccgAGTTTGAATCCTGAATGAATTCGGGAGAAAACCCCCCTGAggtcaatctggatatccatatttcaggcagattaattaataggatgggcaGAGCGAGGCTCAAACCCATAACCTAACACTCAGCCCCAACACTCAAGGTGAAGGAGATGCCGTTGAAGCAATGCTTCATTGGCTAACAACATTTATTTTTACACATTAACATTCACTTTCTATATAATCATACAAACACTGAAAATGTGTGGTTCAGAATTACTTATTTGCTTATCCCAAAAAATGGTTATCCTTCCGGTGTACTCCCTCCATCCCAGATTAAATGTccacaactttttttttttaattatgatAGTTTAATGAAATGTCTATTTTACCCTTCATTTAATAAGTCATTGTAATTAATTAACTTACAAAACAAAGTAAGAAAGAGATGAGATCATTATTAATAGATTTGCTGACTACCGTAAATACAAAGGGTAGGATTGGAACTTTTGTGACTTTTTTAATATTATTTTGAGTAAGGGACATTTATTTGAgacagatataaatataaatagtaataataatgtggaCTCTTTTAATGAAAGGGGTGGAGTATAATTTTAGTTGATTGGAATATGTTATATACCTTGTGAATTTTGGCATAGAGAAGTATTGATTTGAGTATTGAAAATGGTATTGTGATGTAGGTGATACCGGCCGTAGGAATCATAAAACCTGGGAACTCGGCGGAAATCTCGATACATCACGATGACACATACACCTCAGAGGACGACGGGACCCCAAAATATTGGCATTCGGAACACACTCGTGATAAAGTAGTTATGTTATCAGTAGTAATTAGAGGTAGCAAATCAACTGAAACAAAAAGTCACCATTGTCACGTACGCCACGTCTATTCTCCCAGATCCACAACTGTGCACCATGATCAACCATCAACAAAAGGTGGTCACAGTTCTTCTAAAAAACATCAAAGTGCTCATCACAGATCTTCAAAGCACTTCGATAAACATGATGATCATCACCGAAGTAGGCATGAACATTGAATTTTAAACTAGCTAACTAGTACAGGATGAAAATATACAAAATCTCCTGCTGCTGCTATTTGGCTTCTTATTGTAAATACTACTTACTACACGTTGATGCAGTGCCAGATTTGAAGATTCTTGATCATCATTAACAGCAGGTTGATTTGTATTTGTTGTTAAATTTTGTGCAATAGATAGTTAAACTGTAATATTTATCTTGAACCCGCTAATGACTAATTGTTTAATGGAATCATGTAACAAACGAAATCCCAACTTGCACTCgctaatgactatagtttctttgTCTCCAAACTCGGAAGGTTTCCATTGTTCTAATATGGAGGCCGACAGCTAAAACCATCTTGTTCGACCCGTTACCCAATTACACCTAGTTTCCCATTTGCaatcttaataatcatattacaCACTTAACAAAGATATATTTTTTGAAAGTCAACTCCACGTCCACTTCCGCTTTCACGAATTCTCACAGGTTAGAGGGTACTACTGTCCCATCCTTAAGACTTAAACCCTCAACCTGCGATACCGGCATACCACTAGCCATTGACCAGTAATATAAGAATTGGCTAATGATAAATCCACCACAAGAATCAATAGATATATCATTTTTTATACATTGATGAGTTGTACTGTACAACTCGTCAATGCATAAAATTGATGGGCATATTAATTTGTGTTGGACTTATCAACACACAAGAATTACTTTAAAAAGCAAAGAGCATAAGTATTCCTTCAATAATGTTGTACTACTAAATTCTAATGATGTACAAACATAGATATTTATCTTATGATAAAAATTCACTTACTCAGTTCTTGATACCTACAATCCAAAAATACCTTCACCTTCTTTCAAACAGCATACATTCTTTTATAATTCTCATTATAAATATCGGGATCCGATGCCATCGACATCGAATAAGAATGTGAATGAGTTTCGGCCCGTCTTATGCTCCTCATCTTAGTCTCCTCCATTCTATGCCTCACAACACAATAACACATCGACCCGATTGTAGTTAACATAATCGTTGCACCAATCACAGTCGCATAAATCGCAAGCCACCTCTCGTGGGCCCCCACAACAACATAAGTTAGCGAAATAAATGCTATCGATATGAATAAACAAGCCAACCACATGAGCTTGTTGATCACAAACACAAGTTTTCTTTTAGCCTTCTCTTCAACTACTACAATCGATGTTTGAACAACCACAACCGCTAACGAGATGAAAAGGGCTAAACTGTCGAACAAAAAGAACATAATAAACGCTGCGTTTTTCGCTATATTCGCTTGCCCAAGTGAAAACCCGTCTTTTTTCTCCTCAACATATTGGCCCGGCACAGTGAAAATGGCGGCAAATGCAACTGTAGCTATAAGAACAGCAACCACAGTGGCTGAATTAATGGCGTTATTGAGGCCGCTGATGTGGAGCTTTTTCACTTTCTTTGCGATTTTGCGAACCCTAAATCCGGTTTGACGGGTCTGTTTGATTTGAGAATGAACGTCGTGTTTTATGTCACTCACTGTTTGTTTCAGTTGCTTGGCGGCACTTGGCGGTTTTCCGTAATCTTTAGAGTGAGCCGCCCCTGCTTCctttaaaatgttaaccatttctgtgatttttatagtttcagcaatATCGAGTGGCGTTTCTCCAGCTTTGTTGACTGCGTTGACATTGATGTCCTTGAATGATAGCAGGCATTTCACAATCTGTAAGTTACAACAACAGTTTCATAAAGATCATTATAAGATTTATAGTCTAGGGTTTTGCTAACGTATGCTTTATTTACCTATACATATCGTATTGGAGTATACATTATTCATGGTAAAGTTTCTATTTTATCAACTTAACTTGTATATTTTTACTTCATATATTGGAATTCTTGGTTCTTTCtggtcggaggtccctaggaagcagcctctctgctctacagaatagggagggacgacttcctctacctggggatcgataggtatccgtgggtggaggaatgacttcccttttattttagggtagaggaaaggactgtctacatctaaccttcccatactccactttagtggaattgggtattgttggtGTTGTAGTATATAGATATAAAAGGTAAATATTAGATTGAAGTATTGCGTATTAAATGAAAATGTAAATATTTTAGGAAATTTTAAGTTAACTAAATGTAATTTAACGTTTGCCACGAGGGCACACGTTAGCAAACTCTATAAGATATACCGAGTAGCCTTTAAGTAAATTCGGCAACTAGGGGTGGTAATTCAACTACCAAAATGTTTTGTCAGTGGTTGGgccctgagttccttgcaagaggtctccaGTTCAAATCCCGTCtaggacgaatatttagtggtggtcagggaagggttggaaacaaccAGGGAGTAATCATGCTGGGTTGCGTACATTAGAGGGTCAGATTATTCGCCCTTCCAGGTAGTCCAAACAGAGAAAACCTTCTATCTTTTTTTTCCAATCTAAAGATGGACAAAAATAGGAAGTGGGTCAACCCGAACCATTTTGACCCAGTTTTAAAAAGACTGTTTTTTACTACCCATCCACACCTTTACCAGCAAGGAATTAATAAGCAAGCAGAGTGAGTTAAGAAAAAAACCTTAGTACGGCTCTTTTTCGTTGCAATATGAAGAGGTGTATTCCCT comes from Rutidosis leptorrhynchoides isolate AG116_Rl617_1_P2 chromosome 4, CSIRO_AGI_Rlap_v1, whole genome shotgun sequence and encodes:
- the LOC139843361 gene encoding uncharacterized protein, which encodes MEKQISFRLGKMEKQQSFRVSAMEKQQSFRVPAMEKQKSIRIMGRQMSFGIDRKKTKDSPGKRGDSMLHLACRGGNLPKVIEILQNLGLDALSIQNQEGETPLYVAAENGHHHVVAQFLKHLDLQTASIAANNGYDPFHIAAKQGHLEVLRELLNSFPNLVMTTDSANSTALHTAAAQGHIDVVNLLLDADSNLAKIARNNGKTVLHTAARMGHLEIARSVLNKDPTIGFRIDKKGQTALHMAVKGQNMDIVVELIKPDPTVLSLKDNKGNTPLHIATKKSRTKIVKCLLSFKDINVNAVNKAGETPLDIAETIKITEMVNILKEAGAAHSKDYGKPPSAAKQLKQTVSDIKHDVHSQIKQTRQTGFRVRKIAKKVKKLHISGLNNAINSATVVAVLIATVAFAAIFTVPGQYVEEKKDGFSLGQANIAKNAAFIMFFLFDSLALFISLAVVVVQTSIVVVEEKAKRKLVFVINKLMWLACLFISIAFISLTYVVVGAHERWLAIYATVIGATIMLTTIGSMCYCVVRHRMEETKMRSIRRAETHSHSYSMSMASDPDIYNENYKRMYAV